The following is a genomic window from Armatimonadota bacterium.
CATCGAGCCCGGTACCGGCTACGAAGCAACTGTCTGGGTGGTGAGTGACGGAGCTTCGACGCCGATTCTCGCCGGCCTGCGCCTTGAGTTCCTGGACGCCGACGGCAAGTTGGTCTCCAGACGGCAGACTCGCCGTGCAGTGGGCAGCCAGGACTGGCAGGAACTGCGCCTGAACGCCACTGCCGGACTGGATGCCCGCAAGGTCCGGCTGCGGCTGCAGGTGTTCGGCCAGGGCACGATCTGGTTCGACGATGTGCGCCTGAAGACCCTTGGGCCCCCGTCGGGGCTGGTGATCGAACCCGAACGCCAGCGCATCGATGCCGGGCGCGGCGCGAGGGTCAGGGTCACCGCACGACTGCCCCAACCGTGGCAGGGCGAAAGTGCTCCGCCCTTCAAGGTCTCAGCAAACCGCCTTCCCGACGGCGCCGCCCACTCGCCGGACATTCAGGTGAATCAGACCGCGCCCGACCGTTTCGACATTAGCTTCGAATTGCCTAGTGTCACAGCGGGTGGCTACCGAATCACCTGCGCTCTCCCCGACGGCAAGGGTCTCGCGCAGAGTATGGTTTACGTGCCTGCACCGAACCGAAAGCCCGCGGGACTCAGCGATGACGGGATCATCATGGCGGATAAGGAGCGGTTCTTCCCCATTGGCCTGTGCCACGTTGGAGTGCGCAGTTATCCCGAAGTAGCTCGGCAGGGGTTCAACTGTGTGCAGGGAGCGGCCTCTCTAGACCCCGCGGCCCTGGGATCCGCTCTCAAGGCCGCGCAGGACGCCGGCCTCCTGGTGGATGTGCCCCTCTACGCGGGTGGTCAGGTCCGCGCGAATCTTCCGGCTTCCGCCGAGCGCATAAGGCGCTACGCTCAGCACCCGGCGGTGCTGAGCTGGAAGCTGCTGGACCAGCCGGAGCACCATGGTGCAGTGGCTGACGAGGTCCCCGAGGCCGCCACGAAGCTCAAGGCGCTGGACGGCCGGCATCCATTCGCCCTGTCAGTCGCGGAACAGGCGGGATTCCACCTGTGGGCGGGATTCTGCGACGTCCTGCAGGTGCCGGGCTACGTGGAGTCCGGGCAGCCCCTCGCATCCGTGGGCGAGCGCGTTGCCGCAGCGAAGGGAGTCCTCGAGCCCTGGCAGAACCTCACCGTACTCCTGTCCGCCGGGTGGCGTACCGACCCGGAGACCCAGCCTTCCTTCGCTCAGGCCCGGACAATGCTCTACCTTGCGTTGATCAACGGGGCACGCGGGGTCTTCTGGTATGCGTACAAAGATCCGGGCTGGTCCCTGGCCCAGACGCCTCTTTGGGAACGTTTCAAGGAAATCAATGAGGAGACCAGGCAGCTGTCCGGTCCATTGCTGGGGGGGACAAAGGTGGAAGGCCCCTCCCTCGAACCCGCAGACTCCGGGGTCCAGATGCTCGCCGTGGACTACGGCGGCAAGCGCTATGTGCTCCTTGCCAACCCAACCAATGAGAAGGTGCGGGTAACTGTGGACACTGGCCTGCGGCTGGATGCCGCCCCGTGCCTGCGCGGGCGCCCGGCGGAGGTCCAGGATGGCAAGGTCGTCCTCGAACTGCCGGGCCCGGGAGCCGAAACCCTTGTGCTGCAGGAGCCGGCGGCCACTCCGGCCGGGAGCGAGAAACAGGCGCAACCCTGATCCGGGGCCCGACCCTGTTCGCGGCGCACCTGGCGCCCCTGGTCAGGGCGGCGAAAGCGTCCCGGGGGCCGCCTACGTGACAGGGGCCGGCATTTCCACGATGTTCACCGCGGCAGCGTCGAGATCATTGCCGCAGGTAAAGACGATCACCTGGTGTGTCTCGGCGGCTGACTTCAGCGCGTCAACAGCCGCCTTGCGCCGATCCGGGTCGAAGTTCACCAGAGGGTCATCCAGCAGAAGCGGCGGTCCTCCCTGGGGCCATAACATATCCACCAGCGCCAGGCGCGCCGCGAGGAATACCTGTTCGCGGGTGGCGCAACTCAGTCCCCCGTGCTGACCGCGGCGTCCAGGGCCAAGCCCGATCTGCCGGTCGCTGCCGGGACAGGTAACCACCGGCCCCATCTCATTGTCCAGTTCGACCTGGCAATATCTGTCCTTTGTGAGCTGGGCCAGCAGTTCTCCCATCCGCGGCGCGATGTTCTCGGTAACCGATGACAAAACGTCATTGGTGGCCTGCTCAATCACTTCGCGGGCCAGAGTGTAGACGGCCAGACGTTCCTCCAGCAGCCCCAGTTTCTCGCGCAGCCGGCTGAGCCTGCCTTCGAGTTGCGCCACGGAATCCTGGTCGTGATGCGAGACTTCAAGCACTGCCTCGCATCTCAGGCGGGTTGCATCCACCGTTTTTCGCTCTTCCTTCAGGCGGGCGATTTTCGTCTGGAGTTCCTGGTACTCTGTCGGAGACAGAACCGCGAGGGCGAGCTCCGGCCTCTTCAGTTCTTCCGTGATTCCGCGCAACTCAACAGCCAGTTCACCCCGGCGCCGCTCCAGTTCTTCCAACGTCTGCTCACCCAGTTCACCCCGCAGCTGGTCCTGCCTGCTGTGCAGGAGCCGCAGCGCCTTGCTCCGCGACTGAGCCTCCTCAACCAGCCTGGCCACGGAATCCAGCCCGGTGGTGCTCAGTGCCTGATCGAGTTTCTCCTGGAGCGCGCGGACGATGGCCTCTCGCTCATTGATGCGTTCCTCGAGTACCGCAATGCTGCTGCGTTCGCTTTCCAGTGCTGCTTCCAGACCGATGCGCTGCCGTTCGTTTTCCGCGATTTCTTCGGCCACTGCGTCCAGGTCCTCGCTGCCCACCAGGGCGATAGCCTGGGCAAGCTGGGTCTCCAGCCTTTGCGCAAGCTGCATCGCAGCCTCCTGCGCCGCCTTGTACTGCGCGAGACGCTCGGGCAACTCGCGCCACCCTTCCGGCGCTCGGAGGGAGAACCCGATGGCCGCCAACACCAGGCCGGCCACTGCGCCGGCCAGGTAGGCCGGCGCCAGAGTGCTCAGCGCGATGCCAGCAATAGCGACAATAGCCCCGGCGATGATCAACGCTTTCCTGGGTGCGATCTGGCGCGCTCCTTCGGCGATCTGCCGGGCGCAATCTGCCGCCTGGCGTGCGTTTTCGGCGGCTTCCGTACGCGCGTGAACCAGGTCTGCCCGGAGCCGCCGCGCCTGATCAATCTGCTCGCGTGACACCGTGCTCTGCGGCAATCGCGCAAGCTCCCCCTCGAGACGCTTGCGGTTATCCTCCATGGCGCGCAAGTCCGCGCGGTCTCGCTCCAGTTCCTCCTGGCGCTCCTTTATGCGCGTGGCCCAACTGCTTACCTCGACCGCAAGGGTCTCATCAACAGTGGGCCGGTCGGCCAATCCGCGTTCAAGGGTCGCGATGTCTCCCTGCAGTTGGGTGATCCGCTCCACCCGTTTTTCGATGACGTCCGCCTGCTTGCGCAGCTCGCTGGCCTGTCGCTCCAGTTCCAGCGCCTTCGCCACCCGCTTCTCGAGTGCCTCGGCCTCGGCGAGCTCGCTTTCGAGTGCCTCGGCCTTGATGTTTGCTTCCTCGAGTTCGAGCCGCGCCCGGCTAGCCCTGTCGTAATCTTCCACCGCACGGTCAAGCTCTTCGGCCGTCCGGGCGATTTCGTCCTCCACTTGCTTGAGCGCACCCATGTTTCGCGAGGGCCTGTGGCGCCCGAGTTCCAGGTTCCCGATGGCCCTGTCCAGAGCCCTCAGGATTGCCTGGACCTGGGCGCCTTCTGCCCCGCCGGTGAGGTTCTGCTGCAATGATTCCTGGAGTTTCTGCCCGGCGATGACCTGCGCCCACTGCTGCTGCTGCAGACATGCCGTGGCCACGTACAACTCGTGACTGTCCACTCCGCTGATCTCGGTGATCTTCGCCGCTATTTTCTTTTCGTCAGTGATTCTGGTGCCGTCGGGCAGTGTCAGCACGCCCTCGCGTGCCTCGAAGTCCTTGGTCAACAGGTATTCTTCTCCATTGACGCTGATGACCCCGCTGAGTACTGGTGCGGCTTCAGCGCGCCAGGACTTGACTCCATTCAGCGCGGTGGGCGCCAGGGCGGGCTTATCGAAAAGCAGCGAGATGATTGCCGCCTGCAGGGTGCTCTTGCCGGCCTCGTTGGGCCCGCGCACCACGTTGAGCCCCGGCGCGAAATCCGCCGAAAAGTCATCCAGGCCGCGGAACCGTTGGACGCGGATGCGTTCTAGGATCATGGTAGCACATCCTTGCCCTGGAACAGCGCCAGCGCCAGTTGCATGGCTTTCGTGGCCACCTTCTTGGCCTCCGTGTCCTCCCGTGCGTCCGCCTGCTTGATCCGCTCCTGAAAAAGACTCACAGCTCGTGCGGCGATCATCTGCGACCGCGCGCTGTGCGGGTCCAGCTCGCTGATCACTGGCACCGTCGCATCTTTGATGCGCAGCCGGAAAAACCCCGGTTCAAGCTCCTCCTGCAATCGCGCCAGATCCAGTGTGAAACCGTCAGGGGCCAGGCCGCTGATTTCCACGTCCAGCAAGAGGTTCTCGTCGGACATGGCCCGGATCGCTTCGTAAACCGCTTGCTCATCCGGCTGCAGTTCCGGGTTTAGCTCCAGCTTCTCGGTGCGCAAGACCCCGGTGCGCTCTCGCCGGATGCGAACCCCATTCGCCCCCAGCGTCACAAGATACACCCCACCGGGGTCCCGCTGTGCGACGTTCACAACCTCCGTGGCGCCCGGGAAATGAGCCGGTACACCTCCGGCGCTGTAGTCACCGGCATCGTGCCAATGGCCCAGTGCGACGTAATCCATGCCGCACCCGGCGATCTCATCGCTCTCGATGCGCCAGGCTTCAGTCTCGTTCAGACCGGGGATTACCACAGCGCCGTGAGCCAGGGCGACATTGAACCGCGCTGAGGGGTCCGGCGCCAAGCCTGCCAGCGGAGAGTGCCTGGCGACATTGCAGGGCTGCGGGTTGCCATGAAACGCCACCGAACCATCCGGCAGACGCACCGAGCCTGGCTCTCGCCACACATGCACGCCCTCCTGGTTGAGTTCAGGCCGGTGCCAGATGCTGGATGGCCCCAGACAGTCGTGGTTGCCGGGCAGGATGAAACAGGGGATCGGAGGGGCGACGTCGCGCAGGCTACGCAGGCCGTCCAGCATTGCCGCGAAGGTACGCTCCGACGGCCGGGGGTTGTAGAACAGATCGCCGACGATGCAGACCGCGGCCACTTTTTCGACCCGCGCAACCTCCAGGGCCCGAGCGTAAGCATCGATGAGCAGTCGCTGGTGCCTGCCCACCCGATCACCGAAAGCCTCACCGGAACCGCCGAGATGGCAGTCGGCCATATGCAAAATAGTGACGTCCATAAACACGTCTCCCGGCCCTGAGTGTGGAGTACATCCGTGTAAGCAAAGCGCGGATCTCGGGGCATCGTTCACGACGCGCCGCGGTCAGGCCGCTGTCTACCACATTCTACCACAACGCGGCGCACCGGTCCCGGCGGTCGAGACCCGGTGCGCCGTGATGGTCATCCCCGAAAGGCACTACGACATGTCGATCTTCACATCATCCGCCACACCGCCCAGGAGGGTGTAGTCCGTGGGTACGGTCTGCAGGATGGAGCCCGGGACGAACCGGCTCACCGGGCCATGCGCCACGAGCCGAGCGATGAACCGCTGCCAGGACATGGGTGTCCCGGGACCGCACATGCCGTCCAGCCAGAAACTCCGGTGCTTCGCGCCGAGAATATCCGCCGGGGCGATGCTCGCAGCCTTGGGCGGCACCCAGCTCCAGTCGCCGCCGAAGGAATGGAGGGCGTTCTGCATAATCGTCATCGGCGTGAGTTCCACGATCTGCGCCGTGGCTTTCTTCCACTCGGTCAGATTCGGGTAGTTGTGCCCGAGGCTGGATTCCCAGAACGCGATGTGTCCGCACCAGCCAATCCCGCCGTAGCAGCAGTCCGCGCCGCCGGTATCGGCGATCATCTTCGAGTAGTCGTTGATATTCGCAGTGTTCGGGAAGTGAATGTTCTCTTCCTTCGGCCGCAGCTTCTTGTTGATTCTGCCGAAGAAGTTGGCCATCATCGCTGTGGCGAAGCTGCCCTCCCAGTCGGGCGGCGCCGTCTGACCATTCTCGTCGGCGTACTCGTCCATATTGAACGTGATGAGGTGTGAGCAATCAATGCCCAGTTCATTGATGATCCGGGCGGCGATGGCGTACTGCGGAACGGGACCCACGGGCAGAATGAGCACACACGGCCGGGCTTCCTCGCGTGCCTGGACGATGCGCGTCACGATATCCATCGCGAAGGCGGCGTAGAACTCCTCGGTGGTCTCGATGATCCTGATCTTGAAGTCCTTGTTGTCGTGCTTCGTGATCTGACTGCGCTTGATCGCCCGGACCCTCGCACACGCTTTCGGGTCCTGGAAGTCGATGAACTGCGCGAGAGCAGGCATGAAGGCCATGCTCCATCCCTCCTTCGGGTGATTGCATCAGACTTTCGGCAGGTATGTTACTTCCGCGCCGGCATGCGGGTTCCCTTCCGTCTTTCAAAAGCAAGACCTTTCTATTCGCCGGTTGGTCGCGTATGATGCAGCGGCAGCCCGCGATTCCATTCTGAGCCGGAGCCACCACCATGGCAGATACCAACCCGATGCAGTTGTTCCAGCAGGAAGCGCCGGCAGTCGCTGCCGGTTTCGACGCGCTGATCCAGAGTCTCATCGGCTACGAGGGCCTCGACGGACGCACGAAGCAACTGATCTATATTGCCCTGAAAGCAGCCGCGGGCGACGCCACCGCGGTCGGGTTCCATGCTCCCATGGCGAAGCTCGCCGGCGCCACCCGGGACGAGGTGAAGGGCGCGGTGCTGATGACCCTGACCACTTGCGGGCTGCGGGGTGTCACGACCTGCCTGCAGGCCGCCCTGGATGGCTACGATGACGGCAATACGCCGAGCTGAACCTTCAATGCCTTAGAAAGGTCGCGTTTTCGGGGAGGAGATCGGCCGGCGGCCGGCGAAATCCAGGCAGTCGGACCGACCACCAAATACTGCCGGCACGGGACGGAGAGTGGCCAACTTGCCGCAGGACCAGTCCACACTGGGCGTCGTCGAGACCGGGAGACTCCCTTTCGCTGATGCCCTGGAGTTGCAGTCCGCCGCTGTAGCCGCCCGGAGCCGGGGCGACATCGGCGACACGCTCATCGTCACCGAACACGACCCGGTGGTCACCGCCGGCCGCGCAACGTTGCCCGACGAGCTGGAGCAAGCGGCACGTCTCTCGGCGTTCGGGCTCAAAGTGGTTCCAGTAAGCCGGGGCGGACGCATGACCTACCACGGACCCGGACAGCTCGTGGGGTACCCGATCGTTGACCTGCGTGCCCGCGACCTCGGCCTGCACGCGTATGTCCAAACCCTCGAGGAAGCCCTGGTGGACGCGCTGACACAACTGGGGCTGGAGGCGCGCTCGAGGGCCGGGCTGCGCGGTGTCTGGATCGAGGACCGCAAGACGGCGTCAATAGGCGTCGCCGTGAGGCGCTGGATCTCCTACCACGGGTTTGCGATCAATGTCGACTGCGATTTGGAGGTCTTCAGCACCTTCGTCCCGTGCGGCATTCAGGGCGTGCAGATGACCAACCTTGAGCGCGAACTGGGCTCGCCCGTGGACCGCAACCAACTACAGCAGTTAGTTGTCGAAGCATTGAAGACGCGGTTCGGCTACGAGACGGTGCGTCATCTGCCAGTCAGCGCGATTACCATCCAGGCGTGACGCCGTCCCCACCAATGACGCCGCCGTGACCTGCCGCGTAACCAACCCGTTCAACGGTGCATTCCATGGCCTACGACGAACGCGAGCGCATCGAACGTGCGTACGGACGAATTGCGGCTGTCCAGGCCTTGCCGGCTGCGGTGGGTATTCATCTGGGCATGGCGATCGTGTGTTTTTCGGCTGTCTATACCGGCTGGCAGAGCACAATCGTCACCATGCCTCAGTGGGCGGTGATGCTCCTGGTTGGCGTGGGGCTCATCTACTGTGGTCTGCGTCGAGGTGCCGCGACGGCGGTGCGCTGCCATGTAAGAATGCTCCTCGCCCTCGGCGGACTAATGGCCTTCCAGCTTTGCTACGAGCCCCAGCTTGCCAACATCCCACGGTTCGGAGAGGAGCTGCCCGAGGTATTTACCTCCACCTATCCGAGCATCGCCATCGTTGGTGCCACCGTCATGCTGGTCTCCTGGCTGCTCTACGTCGGCGGTGGGGGCCAGTTACCGCTGGGAGTTATCCCCCTGCGCAACTCGGTGGGCATTGCGGTGTCCCTGGTCGCGGGGATCGCGCTGTTCTGCTACTTCATGCTTCACGGCCCCCATGACCTTTTCTTCGCTGAGGCCCTGCGGCCAATGCTGCGCGCAGCCCAAGCCGGAATCATCGCCGGGGTACTGCTCAGCGTCGGTGGCGGACCCGGAATTCACCGCATCCCTCATCTATACATCGGGCTGACACTCGTCCTTGCATTCCTGCGGAACCTGGCGTTCCCCATGCAGTAGATGCTCGCGGAAGGGAGCACTACGAAGCGCGACATGAGTGAAAACACGGCGCCCCACGCAAAGAGCCCCGCGAGCGGCATGGGCCGGCTCGAACTGGCCGTCCTCGTCCTGATCGCCCTGTCGTGCTCGCAGATCGGCTACGTAGGCCACCCGCGGTACGGACCTTTCATCGCCGTGGCCGACGTCTTCTGCGCAGGCGTGTTCCTGGTATGGTTGGCAGTCTCCCTGCACCGCCGTGGCCTGAGAGGGCTGCCTTGGCCGTGCGAACCGATCCTCGCCTGGATCGCCGTGGGTGCGCTGTCCATATCCGTCGCCGCCACGGACGCCACCGGTGCCATCTCCCTGTCGGGCGTGAAGAGCGGAATCATCGAGATCGCCCAACTTGCCCTGTATTTCGTGGGCGCATTCATGATCTTCGTGGATGTTCTGAAGGACCGCGCCCGACTGCGCCGAGCGCTCGTGGTTCTCCTCGGTGCGACGTCAGTGATCGTTCTGTGGGGGCTTTTCCACTACATCACCCAGAGTGACGTAACCCAGGTAAAGGCCTCTTTTGGGAACCGCAATGTTTACAGCGCGTTCTTGGTAATGGTTGTGCCGCTCCTGTTCGGGTTCTTCATTTACGACCGTTCCAGGGGTTTCAAGGCCTGGGTGGTCTGCCTCTTTGGGATCGCGGCTCTGACCATGCTGGGCCCGCCGCACGTCTGGATCATGACGGGCCTCGTAGCCTGGGTGGGGTTCCTGCGCGGGCGGCTGTACAGAACCGCGCTGGTCCCGGCACTCGTGGCCTTCACGGTGCTGGTCACCCTGGCTATCCCGCGGAACCGCACGGCCAATGTGACGGATCTGCTGGACCCCTTCGAACGCGAGGATCTGTACAAGCTGGAAGCCACAATGGACCTGCCCGAAGACGGCGAAGGGCCGGAAGACCCGGAAGCCGCCGAGATGCAACCGGAACCCGAGGTGCTAATCGTCAAGAAACGCTGGCTCGAGTGGCAGCCAGCACTTGCAATGATGTCGGATAACATCGCCCTCGGCGTGGGCGCGGGCAGTTTCCAGCGCCGCATCGGCGAGGCGATCTACTACGGCAGTCTGCCGAACGTGAAAAAGTCGGAGCCGGACACCAACAACCTGTATCTTGTCGTTGGGGCGTCCATGGGCTTCGGAGGGCTGGTCGCACTGATCGCGGCCCTTGCGTGGCACTGGCGCAGGGCAACGCGCTTGTGGCTGCGGGCCGGGGAGAGACAAGAGCTTGGACTGGCAATCGGCCTGCCGGCGTCTGTAATGGGGATTGCGATAGCAAACCTTTTCACCAGTCTCTTCGTCAGAGGCGTATGTATCATCTGGGCATTGGTGTTCGCCATCATCGTTGTGGCGACCGCGCATGGGAGCCAAGAGTCTTCCGACGATGCCCGGCAAGGCTAAGCAGGACCGGGAGGAACAGTCATGACTCGCAGGACCGCAGCTGGAATCGTCATCGCTTTGCTGGTACTCGGGGTATCAGCGGCCTGGTCGGCCGACATCGTTGTCGAGGGTGAGAGCTACAACAGCATCAAGGCATCCATGGTCAAGACGGCTGACAGCACCGCATCCAAAGGCTACTGCGTTGCCATACCGCTGCGCAGACCTCACGCCACCACCGAAACGGGACCTGGAGACGACGGCCACGCGGCCTACAAGATCAGGGTCCAGAGCGCTGGAACCTACCAGTTGTGGGTGCGCGCTCATTGGCACGATGCCTGCGGCAACTCCTTCTTCGTTCTTGTGGACAGCACAAGCGTGAACAAGGCGACCCCGTATGTCACGGACCAGACGTTCGGCAAGTGGCATTGGGTCGCCGGCCCGACTATCCGCCTGAGCGAAGGCGTTCACACGATCCGCTTCCAGAACCGGGAAGACGGGGCGAAGTTGGACCAGTGGATGCTGACAACCAAACCAAAGAACCGCTGGGTCCCGGTGCGCGTACAGGACGAGACCCGCGAAGCTATCGTCAAGTAACCGGGATACCGCCGGCCAATCTTAGCACCGCATCGACATCCGGCGGCTGATGACGAAGCACCTCTTTGCCTGTCTTCGAGCCCCTTGCGCCCGGGATCACGGGCGCGAGGGGTTTGCTGCAAGAGGCCGATAGGTTTCGGAACGCGAAGAACGACGCACCTAAGGAACGTCGGGAACATATGACCCATTCTCGCTGCACAGCAATTGCCGGCATTGTAGGACTGGCGCTGTTCATCGTTCCCCAACTCGCCCTGGCCTGGGAAGTCGCAGACAGCGAAGGCCAAGGCGCATTCGCGATGGGCCTGCAGTTCACCGTCCAGGACCCCGCGCGCCTGGAATTGCGGGTCATGTTCGGCGCGGACAAACCCGAAAACCCGAAGAGCTATCATCTCCTCACAGTCCATCGGGGCAAAGCCTTTTTCTCCCGCGTGGACAACGGGGCTGAGACTGCTCTCGGGCTTCCCGGCGACCTGCCCGCCATGCAGTCGGGAGACGAATTGGAACTCTATCTCCACCGCAGCGCGTGGCGCATGGCCTGCATCATTGGTGGACGGGTGGTCACTCGCGCCTTCGACAGCACTCCTGGTGGGCCTGTGATCGCTTACGAAGCGCCTGCGGGTGTTCAGGTCCAGGATGCCTGGGTTCAGCCGGTCGGGGAGATCGAGGCAGACGATACTTTCGAGCGCACGGAAGAAGAAGAGGCTGAGCAGGCCAAGTGGGAAACCCTCAGCGGCAAGTGGGAGCTCATCAGTCTGCGAGAAGATCGCCAGGCCGGGCAGATGCAGGCCGACAAGACCACCAATGCTTTCAGCTACTTCGGCACTTCTGAGGGCCCCGGTCTCGCACGCCTCGGGGACTGGTTCTGGCGCAACTGCGAGTATTCTCTGGCTGCCCGTTCACGCGGCGCCGACACCGTTTTCGGGCTGGCATTCTACGTGCAGGACGCCGAGAACTATCTGCTGCTTCGTTGGGACAACCGCTTCACCGCTGCTCCGGGTGGGGCGTATCTGCGTCTGGACGCCGTGGTGGACGGAAGGGTCGAGACCTTGGCCCAGCGCCCCGGCGGGCATTTCCCCGACCAGTGGTACCAACTGACCGTGCGCGTCTGCGACGAACGTATCTTCTGCTACGTCGACGGCCAGTTCATGCTTGAGGGCGCCTCTCCCCTCTTCGGCCAGGGCCCCGTCGGTCTGTATGTCGAGGGCAAGGACGGTGCGTGGTTCGATGACGTGCACGTCCATGACTGGAGTAACCTTGTGGAAGAGTTTGAAGCCGATGAGCCCGGCAAGTGGGTGACTTCGGCGGGGAACTGGACCATAGCCAACGGCCGGGCAACACCTGCCGCCCAAGGCGTCAATCGCCTGTCGACGGGCCCCGCGGACTGGTCGGACTACACGGTAACCGCGCGGGTAGAAGGATCGGCGGCGGCCTGGGGCCTGTCGGTGGGTCACACCGGTCCGGTCGCCAGTTTCCTGTTTCGCTGGTCCGCGCCAGGCAAGGCGCAGATCGTGAAGATATCCGAAGACGGCAGCGAGTCCGTCCTCGCGGAGGCTCCAATCGCCGAGGGCCTTCCCCCTCAATACACCGCCGGCGTGGTGGTGGAAGCCGGATACATTGCCGGCCTGCTTGACGGGCGGCGAGTGGTGGACTGCATCTCGCCACAGACCCTTGCGGGTGGGGTGGGCCTGTACGCCAGGACCCCGGAAAATGCCAGGTTCGAAAGTCTGCGCGTTGAACCTCTGCCGGAGCGCACCCTGGCCCGCATCACCAAGGAGTTCACGGACGAGAAGGAACACTTCGAGATGGTGGAGTGGGCCAGCACGCGGCACAATTGGATCAAGCCGGAGGACAATGCGAACCCGCCGGTCTGGTGGACAAAAGGCGACTACTACGGGCCGCTGGAAGTCCGCATTGCGCTGCAGCAGATCGGCCAGACTGAGGGCACGCTTGAGTTGAAGCTCACCCCGGACCGCGGCGCTGAAGCCCCTGAATACCGGGTCACAATCGCCGGGAGAAAAGGTTCGCAGCTACTCACGGTCGTGCTCCTCCGGGGCGAAACGAAACTCGCTTCCGGCGAGTTCACTGCTGCCGGCGCTGAGAGCCAGATTTCCGTCGAGCGCCGGGGCAGTTTTCTCACTGTCTCGGCCGACAGCAAGCCGGTTATCGAGTACCGACTGCCTGACGGCGAGCAGTGACAGGCGCGCAATCTGGCGGAAAAACACTCCTCTGCGTTTGGAGAGTC
Proteins encoded in this region:
- a CDS encoding DNA repair exonuclease produces the protein MDVTILHMADCHLGGSGEAFGDRVGRHQRLLIDAYARALEVARVEKVAAVCIVGDLFYNPRPSERTFAAMLDGLRSLRDVAPPIPCFILPGNHDCLGPSSIWHRPELNQEGVHVWREPGSVRLPDGSVAFHGNPQPCNVARHSPLAGLAPDPSARFNVALAHGAVVIPGLNETEAWRIESDEIAGCGMDYVALGHWHDAGDYSAGGVPAHFPGATEVVNVAQRDPGGVYLVTLGANGVRIRRERTGVLRTEKLELNPELQPDEQAVYEAIRAMSDENLLLDVEISGLAPDGFTLDLARLQEELEPGFFRLRIKDATVPVISELDPHSARSQMIAARAVSLFQERIKQADAREDTEAKKVATKAMQLALALFQGKDVLP
- the lipB gene encoding lipoyl(octanoyl) transferase LipB, coding for MPQDQSTLGVVETGRLPFADALELQSAAVAARSRGDIGDTLIVTEHDPVVTAGRATLPDELEQAARLSAFGLKVVPVSRGGRMTYHGPGQLVGYPIVDLRARDLGLHAYVQTLEEALVDALTQLGLEARSRAGLRGVWIEDRKTASIGVAVRRWISYHGFAINVDCDLEVFSTFVPCGIQGVQMTNLERELGSPVDRNQLQQLVVEALKTRFGYETVRHLPVSAITIQA
- a CDS encoding carboxymuconolactone decarboxylase family protein, which produces MADTNPMQLFQQEAPAVAAGFDALIQSLIGYEGLDGRTKQLIYIALKAAAGDATAVGFHAPMAKLAGATRDEVKGAVLMTLTTCGLRGVTTCLQAALDGYDDGNTPS
- a CDS encoding AAA family ATPase, with the protein product MILERIRVQRFRGLDDFSADFAPGLNVVRGPNEAGKSTLQAAIISLLFDKPALAPTALNGVKSWRAEAAPVLSGVISVNGEEYLLTKDFEAREGVLTLPDGTRITDEKKIAAKITEISGVDSHELYVATACLQQQQWAQVIAGQKLQESLQQNLTGGAEGAQVQAILRALDRAIGNLELGRHRPSRNMGALKQVEDEIARTAEELDRAVEDYDRASRARLELEEANIKAEALESELAEAEALEKRVAKALELERQASELRKQADVIEKRVERITQLQGDIATLERGLADRPTVDETLAVEVSSWATRIKERQEELERDRADLRAMEDNRKRLEGELARLPQSTVSREQIDQARRLRADLVHARTEAAENARQAADCARQIAEGARQIAPRKALIIAGAIVAIAGIALSTLAPAYLAGAVAGLVLAAIGFSLRAPEGWRELPERLAQYKAAQEAAMQLAQRLETQLAQAIALVGSEDLDAVAEEIAENERQRIGLEAALESERSSIAVLEERINEREAIVRALQEKLDQALSTTGLDSVARLVEEAQSRSKALRLLHSRQDQLRGELGEQTLEELERRRGELAVELRGITEELKRPELALAVLSPTEYQELQTKIARLKEERKTVDATRLRCEAVLEVSHHDQDSVAQLEGRLSRLREKLGLLEERLAVYTLAREVIEQATNDVLSSVTENIAPRMGELLAQLTKDRYCQVELDNEMGPVVTCPGSDRQIGLGPGRRGQHGGLSCATREQVFLAARLALVDMLWPQGGPPLLLDDPLVNFDPDRRKAAVDALKSAAETHQVIVFTCGNDLDAAAVNIVEMPAPVT
- a CDS encoding carbohydrate binding domain-containing protein — encoded protein: MMPNRHSTPSAADLLVILATSALLSACAIASAEPTLANPGFEDGQAGWDAALFQRHEGLVVIDRQKGRGGNVSLRIGNRRGTENAELAQTIEGIEPGTGYEATVWVVSDGASTPILAGLRLEFLDADGKLVSRRQTRRAVGSQDWQELRLNATAGLDARKVRLRLQVFGQGTIWFDDVRLKTLGPPSGLVIEPERQRIDAGRGARVRVTARLPQPWQGESAPPFKVSANRLPDGAAHSPDIQVNQTAPDRFDISFELPSVTAGGYRITCALPDGKGLAQSMVYVPAPNRKPAGLSDDGIIMADKERFFPIGLCHVGVRSYPEVARQGFNCVQGAASLDPAALGSALKAAQDAGLLVDVPLYAGGQVRANLPASAERIRRYAQHPAVLSWKLLDQPEHHGAVADEVPEAATKLKALDGRHPFALSVAEQAGFHLWAGFCDVLQVPGYVESGQPLASVGERVAAAKGVLEPWQNLTVLLSAGWRTDPETQPSFAQARTMLYLALINGARGVFWYAYKDPGWSLAQTPLWERFKEINEETRQLSGPLLGGTKVEGPSLEPADSGVQMLAVDYGGKRYVLLANPTNEKVRVTVDTGLRLDAAPCLRGRPAEVQDGKVVLELPGPGAETLVLQEPAATPAGSEKQAQP